Proteins found in one Oncorhynchus mykiss isolate Arlee chromosome 17, USDA_OmykA_1.1, whole genome shotgun sequence genomic segment:
- the LOC110493924 gene encoding uncharacterized protein LOC110493924 produces the protein MPDMDLLRVSETYANFSPLTAPLVTTMEMSADVPLVESAFGPVQAGSVLSYQLPQPKTREIVKIADAPSPLILPLDGNRLQSSQCAYVLSHQGQFQVKALETTYEKSHKVEFATREQSSSPEWHQLRKMRITSSRFREICHVRGETSADRLAERMFKGSGVQTVEMKRGLAMEPVAVQEYCTLKNVNFFPCGFVVHPDAPWLGSSPDGIIFDPSVRPHFGLLEVKCPNVPS, from the coding sequence ATGCCTGACATGGACCTTCTCCGCGTCTCAGAAACGTATGCCAACTTTTCTCCACTTACTGCCCCTCTGgtgacaacaatggaaatgtcagCTGATGTGCCCCTGGTTGAGTCCGCCTTTGGGCCAGTGCAAGCTGGCAGTGTGCTGTCCTATCAACTTCCACAGCCAAAGACccgtgaaattgtgaaaattgcCGATGCCCCTTCTCCACTAATACTTCCGTTAGATGGCAACAGGCTTCAGTCTTCCCAGTGTGCTTACGTCCTTAGCCATCAGGGGCAGTTCCAGGTCAAGGCATTAGAGACAACCTACGAGAAGTCACACAAAGTCGAGTTTGCTACAAGGGAGCAGAGCAGCAGCCCGGAATGGCATCAGCTCAGGAAAATGAGAATAACATCGTCTCGTTTCCGAGAGATTTGCCATGTCCGGGGAGAGACCTCAGCGGACCGCCTAGCTGAGCGGATGTTCAAGGGATCTGGTGTGCAGACCGTGGAGATGAAGAGGGGGCTAGCCATGGAGCCAGTGGCAGTACAGGAGTACTGCACACTGAAGAATGTTAACTTCTTTCCATGTGGCTTCGTAGTGCACCCAGATGCTCCGTGGTTAGGATCCTCTCCAGATGGCATCATATTTGATCCCAGTGTGAGACCACACTTTGGACTCTTAGAGGTCAAGTGCCCAAATGTACCAAGTTAG
- the LOC110493189 gene encoding ubiquitin carboxyl-terminal hydrolase 37-like, with protein sequence MLCQLKEEGMILKTLGVNYTCPVSQLEFQLVSVRTCTSCGRESSTREDYNHLSLDFSSERTLLSSLALTFKGEKVEFTCAGCKGLHASKVEQFHTLPLVLFLHLNRFGGPGGLEKLEAPLLFPSELRLSNFCGDTVPPLHSASPQALTNQTPNIQVSIPLTLASQISNPPGEAKDGALCYSNDQEPGKVLWTASVVRRDRE encoded by the exons ATGCTGTGCCAGCTGAAGGAGGAGGGCATGATACTGAAGACACTCGGGGTGAACTATACCTGCCCTGTTTCCCAGCTGGAGTTCCAGCTTGTCTCAGTGCGCACATGTACCAG CTGTGGGCGCGAGTCGTCCACCAGAGAGGACTACAATCACCTCTCATTGGACTTCAGCTCTGAGCGCACCTTGCTAAGCAGCCTAGCACTCACTTTCAAA GGAGAAAAGGTTGAATTCACATGTGCGGGCTGCAAGGGCCTCCACGCCTCAAAGGTGGAGCAGTTCCACACACTGCCTCT TGTGCTGTTTCTGCATCTGAATAGGTTTGGAGGACCTGGGGGGTTGGAGAAGCTGGAGGCTCCTCTTTTGTTTCCTTCGGAGCTGAGGCTCTCCAACTTCTGTGGGGACACGGTGCCACCCCTGCACAGTGCCAGCCCACAGGCCctcaccaaccagacccccaatATCCAGGTGTCCATACCCCTGACCCTTGCCAGCCAAATCTCCAACCCACCTGGAGAGGCCAAAGATGGCGCCCTCTGCT ATTCAAATGACCAGGAACCAGGGAAAGTGCTGTGGACAGCCTCAGTGgtgaggagagatagagagtga
- the LOC110493190 gene encoding histone H2B-like: MPEPAKSAPKKGSKKAVTKTAGQGGKKRRKSRKESYAIYVYKVLKQVHPDTGISSKAMGIMNSFVNDIFERIAGESSRLAHYNKRSTITSREIQTAVRLLLPGELCRQQLPHHHNGRF; this comes from the coding sequence ATGCCCGAGCCAGCAAAGTCCGCGCCCAAGAAGGGCTCCAAGAAAGCCGTCACCAAGACCGCAGGGCAAGGCGGCAAGAAACGCCGGAAGTCGAGGAAGGAGAGCTACGCCATTTACGTGTACAAAGTCCTGAAGCAGGTCCACCCCGATACCGGCATCTCCTCCAAGGCCATGGGAATCATGAACTCGTTCGTGAACGACATCTTCGAGCGTATCGCCGGAGAGTCGTCTCGCCTGGCCCACTACAACAAGCGTTCCACCATCACCTCCAGGGAGATCCAGACCGCAGTGCGCCTGCTGCTCCCCGGAGAGCTGTGCAGACAACAACTGCCACACCATCATAATGGGAGATTTTAA
- the LOC110493922 gene encoding histone H3, which produces MARTKQTARKSTGGKAPRKQLATKAARKSAPATGGVKKPHRYRPGTVALREIRRYQKSTELLIRKLPFQRLVREIAQDFKTDLRFQSSAVMALQEASEAYLVGLFEDTNLCAIHAKRVTIMPKDIQLARRIRGERA; this is translated from the coding sequence ATGGCCAGAACCAAGCAAACCGCTCGCAAATCCACCGGTGGCAAAGCACCCAGGAAGCAGCTCGCCACCAAGGCTGCGCGCAAGAGCGCCCCGGCCACCGGCGGCGTGAAGAAGCCTCACCGTTACAGGCCCGGCACCGTGGCTCTTAGAGAGATCCGTCGTTACCagaagtccactgagctgctgatccgcaaactgcctttccagcgcctggtgcgagaaattgcccaggactttaagaccgacctgcgcttccagagttccgcagtgatggccctgcaggaggcaagcgaggcttacctggtcggcctgttcgaggacaccaacctgtgcgccatccacgccaagagggtgaccatcatgcccaaggacatccagctggcccgtcgtattcgcggagagcgcgcataa